The following nucleotide sequence is from Nitrospira sp..
CAAACCAAAAGAGCCATGGAGAGACCGCCCTTGAGATCGCGCAGCATGACGAGGATCGGGAATTGATCGAGCTGCTGCGCGCGCACGGAGGCAGAGAATTCTCCCAGGCCAAGGCCCATCGTGCCCAAGGCGTAGCCTTCCAGAAGAAGGGGCAGGTCGATAAGGCGCTTTTCGCATACGCCGAAGCCCTGAACCTGGACCCGGATGACCCGGAAGCCTATTTCGACCGCGGCACCGCGCTGCTCGAAAAGGACTCCCCCGATGAAGCACTCATCGCCTTTCACGCCGCGATCCGCCTCAATTCAACCTTCATCGAGGCCTATAGCGCCGCGGCCTCGGTACACGTCGCGCGCCGACAGTGGGACCAGGCCTCAGCCTTGTGGGACCGATACCTGGCACAACGGCCACAGGACGGCCGCGCCCATTTTGAACGAGCGATCGTCAAACGGTCGAAGGGGGACAGCAAAGGTTTCTTGCAGGAACTGCAACAGGCCTGCACCTTCGGGCATCGGGCGGCCTGCTGAACCATGACCACCACCGACGCGCAGAGCGAGACCGCCGACCACTCCCCAAGCGTAACCTGCAATCGCTGCCTCGGTCGCTATCGGATTCGCGACGCACGTCGATTGACGGGCAGATCCCGAAGCCTCTGCCCGACTTGCGGGGCACGATTCGCCGTCGTGGTCGCCGCGCCTGCTGTAAATCAACGACAAATTGAAGGACAGGTCCCTTCGCCGGCGCTCCTCCAGCCTCTGGCATCCGATGCCCCTGAATCCACCCCCTCAATACAACGCGGGTCCTTTCATGGAGTCGGCGGCACCTTGCTGGGCATGCAGATCGTCAACGTCTGCCTGACCATCGTCACCCTTGGCGCTTATCACTTTTGGGCCAAAGCGAAGATCCGCCGGTACCTGTTCAGTCAAACCTCATTCGCGGGAGACCGGTTTGTCTATCACGGCACCGGAAAAGAACTGTATCAGGGGTTCCTGAAAGCGATGGTGGTCTTCGGCATTCCCTATTTTTCGTTAGGCGCCGCACAGAGCTTGCTGGCCCTCCCGCAATCGGTCGACGTCATCTTGCAAGCGATGGCGGCTCTGGTGCTGTTCCTCTATGTCCCGATCGCCATCGTCAATGCGCGGCGGTATCGCTGCACCCGCACCTCCTGGCGAGGCATCCGGTTCTCGTTTCGAGGACGGACGGCGGACTTCCTGAAGCTCTATTTCAAAGGGTGGCTCTTCACCGTTCTGACCCTGGGCACCTACTATCCCTATTTCCAGACGCAGCGGCAGGCATTTCTCCACTCCCACACCTATTTCGGCAATCAGCAGTTTCGGTTTACCGGACACGGATCGGGCCTGATGGTGCCCTTTGCCGTCACACTCTTCACCACCTACGCGGTACTGTGCTTATGCGGCCTCGCCTTGGCCCTCCAGTTGACGAACGCCGGGCTCACGCTGCTCCTGATTCCCTTCGTGCTCGGTCCGGTGTGGGTGTGGTTGCTCGGGCAGAAACAGAAGTATTACTGGGATCACACCACGTTCGGCGAAGCACGATTTTCATCCAGCATCACCTGGCAAAAACTATTCGGCCTTTATCTCGGCAACCTTGCTCTCTTGCTGCTCACGTTGGGGTGGGCCTGGCCATGGGTGACCGTCCGGAACGCCCGCTTCTTCACCGGCACGCTTTCGTTGCAGGGTGTGACGGATCTCGATCGCGTTCTGCAAGACACCACCGAAACGTCCGTCACCGGCGAAGGCCTGTCGAACCTGCTCGACACCGGCTTCGATATGGACTAACCCGCATGCCCACCAGCCGGAGCGCCTTCTATCTCGACGGTCGCACGGCCACGCGCCATCGTGTCACCCTCACAGTCACCCCCGCGACCCTGCACATTGCGATGCCCGACGGCAGTGCCAAACAATGGCCCTATGACGAGATACGCCAGACGCAGGGGACGTACCGGGGCGAGCCGGTCCGCCTGGAATTCGGGCCTGAACCGGCCGAAACCATCGTCATTTCCACAGCCGCGTTGCTGAGGGACATTCACGGGGCGGCACCGGCTCTCGCACGGCACTTCCATAACCCGGCCAGACGAAACGCGCGCATCGGTTGGACCCTCTGTGCCGCAGTCGGCGTCGCTCTCATGGTCGTGGGTCTCTATCGATGGGGCATCCCCGGTATCGCCTCCGCCGCGACGCCCTTTATCCCCGTAGCGTGGGAAGAATCCCTGGGCCGGCAGGTCGTCGCACACCTTGCGCCGGAAACACAGCAGTGTCGCAATCCGGAGCGACTGCGCAAACTCGACCTCATCGTGCAAACGCTGGCCGCCACACATCCTGAGTCCCCCTATCGGATCACCCTCTCCGTCGTCGATGACCCGACCGTCAACGCATTCGCCGCACCAGGCGGCCGGGTGGTGATTCTCCGCGGCCTGCTGGAACGCACAGCCAGCCCGGATCAACTGGCCGGCGTGCTCGCCCATGAACTCCAACATATCTATCAACGCCATACGACCAAGGCCATTCTGGAACAGACAGCCGCCACGTTGCTGCTGACCGCCGTCTCCGGCGACCTGTCCGGCGGGCTCGCCTGGGGCCTCGAAGGCGCGCGCACGATGGGTTCGTTGCACTATAGCCGTACTCATGAAACGGAGGCCGATCTCGAAGGACTTCGTATGATGCAGGCCGCCCGCTTCGATCCCGCCGCCATGATTGCCTTCTATGGAACCATGGAGAGAGGCGCCCAGGATCAGGTCGGGCCACCTGCCTTCCTCTCCACCCATCCCGACATGGGGGAACGGCTCGCCACGCTCATCGCACTGGCCGGCCCTCCTCCGTCCGACGCCCAACGGCTTCTTCCCGGAGAAGACTGGAACGATATACGCTCGCTTTGTCGCATACAGGCCGGCGGGCCTTCCGCCTCAGCCTCCCCCGACCGGCCTTAGCTCCGCGATTCCCCTGCTCACAGATCCGACGGCCTCTGCTATAATCCTCCGACTTGTGAGCTACACACATGCGCGTTCTCGTCGTTGAAGATGAAACCAAAGTAGGCTCCTTCATCAAGCGAGCGCTTGAAGAGGAGAGTTACGCCGTCGATCTCTGCGAGGACGGCGCACAAGGCCTCGACATGGCCTTGAGCGGCAGTTACGACCTCATCATGATCGATCTCATGCTGCCGAGCCTGCCCGGGCTGGAAGTACTCACGCGCCTCCGCAAAGAAAAGATTCAGACCCCGGTGCTGATCCTGACGGCGCAGTCAAAAGTGGATCAGCGGGTCAAGGGACTGGACGCCGGCGCGGACGACTACCTCACGAAGCCCTTCGCCATCGATGAATTGCTCGCGCGGGTGCGAGCCCTGTTGCGACGCGGCACGGCCGAATCCTCCGGTACGCTCCAGATCGACGATCTCCTGCTCAATCCGGCCACACGCGAAGTCACGCGCGGCGGACAACGCATCGACTTGACGGTGAAGGAATATGCGCTGCTGGAATATTTCATGCGTCATGCCGGGCGAGTGCTGACTCGTCCTATGATTTCCGACCATGTCTGGAATCAAGACTTCGACACCTTCACCAACGTCATCGACGTCTATGTGAACTACCTGCGGAATAAGATCGATCGCGGACGCGCGCGAAAGTTGATCCATACGATTCGAGGGAGTGGGTACATGCTCAAGGTGGACTGATGCCGCTTCGAGTCCGGCTGACACTCTGGTACGGAACGGCCCTGGCCCTCATCCTGCTGACCTTTTCCGTGGTGCTCTATACGATCACAGCGCGCGGCCTCCGGGATCAAGTCGATGAGTCGCTCCAAGAAACCGCCTCGGCAGCCGTGCGTTCACTGGAGAAGCGCGGATTTCTCCCCTTGATCGACGAAGACGCGCTATTGAGCCAATTCCCCGAATTGACCCGCATCGACAAATTCTTCCAGATCTTCAGTCCCACCGGCACCATCACCATCCGCTCCCCCAACATCCGGCAGCATGACGTGCCCTTGAGCCGCCACGCGCTGGAAGCCGCCTTTACGGGCAGCACCGTGTTCGAATCGGCCAGATATCCCAACGAACCTCCTCTCCGCCTGGTCTCCGTTCCCATCATCTACCGTGGTTCCCTGCTCTATATCGTGCAAGTCGGGACCACCCTCGAAGGAGTTGAGGAAACCCTTCGCCGGTTCTTGCTCGTCCTGGTGGTGATGGCGCCGATCGCTCTGGTCGTCTCATTGGTGGGAGGATGGTTTCTGGCCGGACGCGCCCTCCGGCCCGTCGATTCCATTACCATCGCCGCGCAACGCATTGCCGCAGGCGACCTGACACAGCGCCTGACCTCAGAACGCTCCACGGATGAAATCGGACGACTCACCGATACCTTCAACAACATGATCGCGCGCCTGGAAACCTCCTTCGCACAAATCCGGCAATTCAGCAGCGATGCCTCGCACGAACTCCGGACCCCGCTGACCGTCATGAAGGGCGAAAGCGAGCTGGTCCTCCGTCGTCCTCGTCCGGTCGAAGACTATATCGCCGTCCTGGAAAGCAACCTGGAGGAAATCGACCGGATGTCGCGCATCGTTGAGGAACTCCTCTTCCTCTCACGGGCGGATCTGGGCCAGGTCAAAACAGACTGTGAGCCGGTTCGCCTGGAAGCCTTGGTGGAAGATATCCAGCGTCAAGCCTGCCTGCTCGGTCAAGAGCGTGGGGTAGACGTAATCATGGGCACC
It contains:
- a CDS encoding HAMP domain-containing protein; translated protein: MPLRVRLTLWYGTALALILLTFSVVLYTITARGLRDQVDESLQETASAAVRSLEKRGFLPLIDEDALLSQFPELTRIDKFFQIFSPTGTITIRSPNIRQHDVPLSRHALEAAFTGSTVFESARYPNEPPLRLVSVPIIYRGSLLYIVQVGTTLEGVEETLRRFLLVLVVMAPIALVVSLVGGWFLAGRALRPVDSITIAAQRIAAGDLTQRLTSERSTDEIGRLTDTFNNMIARLETSFAQIRQFSSDASHELRTPLTVMKGESELVLRRPRPVEDYIAVLESNLEEIDRMSRIVEELLFLSRADLGQVKTDCEPVRLEALVEDIQRQACLLGQERGVDVIMGTIQPATVRGDELRLRELILNIVDNAVKYSYPQGTVDIDLLVEGRTARLSVRDHGIGIPQDAHKQIFDRFFRTDDARAHTKKGTGLGLAICAWIAEAHHGHIEVQSEVGKGSTFTIVLPLAPPTA
- a CDS encoding M48 family metallopeptidase; translated protein: MPTSRSAFYLDGRTATRHRVTLTVTPATLHIAMPDGSAKQWPYDEIRQTQGTYRGEPVRLEFGPEPAETIVISTAALLRDIHGAAPALARHFHNPARRNARIGWTLCAAVGVALMVVGLYRWGIPGIASAATPFIPVAWEESLGRQVVAHLAPETQQCRNPERLRKLDLIVQTLAATHPESPYRITLSVVDDPTVNAFAAPGGRVVILRGLLERTASPDQLAGVLAHELQHIYQRHTTKAILEQTAATLLLTAVSGDLSGGLAWGLEGARTMGSLHYSRTHETEADLEGLRMMQAARFDPAAMIAFYGTMERGAQDQVGPPAFLSTHPDMGERLATLIALAGPPPSDAQRLLPGEDWNDIRSLCRIQAGGPSASASPDRP
- a CDS encoding response regulator transcription factor, which produces MRVLVVEDETKVGSFIKRALEEESYAVDLCEDGAQGLDMALSGSYDLIMIDLMLPSLPGLEVLTRLRKEKIQTPVLILTAQSKVDQRVKGLDAGADDYLTKPFAIDELLARVRALLRRGTAESSGTLQIDDLLLNPATREVTRGGQRIDLTVKEYALLEYFMRHAGRVLTRPMISDHVWNQDFDTFTNVIDVYVNYLRNKIDRGRARKLIHTIRGSGYMLKVD
- a CDS encoding DUF898 domain-containing protein — protein: MTTTDAQSETADHSPSVTCNRCLGRYRIRDARRLTGRSRSLCPTCGARFAVVVAAPAVNQRQIEGQVPSPALLQPLASDAPESTPSIQRGSFHGVGGTLLGMQIVNVCLTIVTLGAYHFWAKAKIRRYLFSQTSFAGDRFVYHGTGKELYQGFLKAMVVFGIPYFSLGAAQSLLALPQSVDVILQAMAALVLFLYVPIAIVNARRYRCTRTSWRGIRFSFRGRTADFLKLYFKGWLFTVLTLGTYYPYFQTQRQAFLHSHTYFGNQQFRFTGHGSGLMVPFAVTLFTTYAVLCLCGLALALQLTNAGLTLLLIPFVLGPVWVWLLGQKQKYYWDHTTFGEARFSSSITWQKLFGLYLGNLALLLLTLGWAWPWVTVRNARFFTGTLSLQGVTDLDRVLQDTTETSVTGEGLSNLLDTGFDMD